The genomic DNA TGATATAATAAAGGAGGAAAAAACATGGAAGGATTTTTAGCCCTTGTTGGGAAAATCTCAGGATGGATTTGGGGTATACCCATGCTGATTATTTTAGTAGGTGGAGGTATATGGATGACTTTTGCTTTAGGATTTTTTCAATTTCGCTATTTTCCGTTTATTATGAAAGAAACCTTTGGAAAGATCTTTGCAAAAGTAGAGGGAGAAGGAACCATATCTCCATTTCAAGCTGCAACCTCTGCATTAGCATCAACGATAGGGGCGTCTAATATTGTAGGAGTTCCAGTAGCTATAGCTTTTGGAGGACCAGGAGCAATATTTTGGATGTGGGTAACTGCAATTTTAGGATCTGCATTAAAATTTTCAGAAATTATATTAGGAATAAAATATAGAGAAAAAAATCCACAAGGAGAATATGTTGGAGGTCCTATGTATTATTTAAGAAAAGGACTTAAATCTCCATTATTAGCTGGAATATTTGCATTTTGTTTGATGATTGAGATTGTACCATCTATTGCAACACAAACCGTATCTGTTGTACAAACAGCATCTACTATAGGTATATCAGTATGGGTAACAGGAGCAGTAGTAGCAATTATAGTAGGTTTAGTAGTATACGGAGGAATCAAAAGAATTGCTCAAGTAACAGAAAAATTAGTTCCTTTTATGGCACTTTTATATTTTATAGGAGCTCTAATTATTATATTATCCAATATTAGTAAACTTCCTATGGCAATTGGACTTATTTTTAAACATGCGTTTACTCCTATAGCAGCTGCTGGAGGATTTACTGGAGCAGGAATTGCAGCTACTATGAGATGGGGGATTGCTAGAGGTGTTTATTCTAATGAAGCAGGTATGGGTACTGCACCAGTAGCTCACTGTGCTGCTGTAACGGATCATCCTGCTCGTCAAGCAATGTGGGGAATTTTTGAAGTTATTGTAGATACATTAGTTGTATGTACTACAACTGCTATAGTTGTTTTAGTGACAGGATTATGGAAGACAGTTCCTGCTTCAGAAGCTGCTTCTATACCAGCTAGGGCTTTTCAAGGATTAATGGGAGAAGCATTGGGAGGTACTATTGTTACCATTAGTATTCTTTTATTTGTATTATCTACCATTATTGTGATTGTATATTATGGAGAAAAACAAGCAGAATATCTTTTTGGAACTCAATTTTCAAGAATAATGAGGTTTGTATATATTATTGCCATCTTTTTAGGTGCAGTTGGAGGACTAGAATTTTTATACCAATTCCTTGACATTTTACTTGCAGCTGTTATTATTCCAAATGTGATAGGACTGTTGTTTATGACAAAAGAAATTAGACAAATTAAAGATGAATTTTTTTATGATCCCAAGTATTATCCAGGAGCAAGAATTAAAAATAGAAAATGATAAAATATATGATAAAAACCCTAAAGGTGTTCTTCTTTAGGGTTTTTATCATATACAAAATTTTCAGTATTTTTGCATACAATAATACTTTTAGATTTTTCAGAAAATATACTGACAAAGCTAATAAAATCATGTTATAATATTAACGTTAAAACATTAACAATAGTGGAGGGATGAAGGATGGATGCAAGGAAATATATGGAAGAATTAGTAGGGAAGTCAAGAGCTGCACAAATAGAATTTGAAAACTTTACACAAGAACAAGTAGATGCAATTGTAAAGGCTATAGGAAGAGTAGTATATGACCATGCAGAAGAACTTGCAAAAATGGCTGTAGAAGAAACAGGAATGGGTGTATATGAACATAAAGTAGCTAAAAACAAAGGAAAATCTAAAACGATTTGGAATAGTCTAAAAGGGAAAAAATCTGTAGGAATTATCGGCAGGGATCCAGAAAATGGTATTGTGGAAGTTGCAAAACCTATGGGAGTTGTAGGAGCTGTAACACCTACTACAAATCCTATTGTAACACCTATGTGCAATTCTATGTTTGCTATTAAGGGAAGAAACTCCATCATTATAGCACCTCATCCAAGAGCTAAAAAATGTAGCACGTATACAGTACAATTAATCAATGAAGCTATTAAAAAATACAATGCCCCACAAAATTTAATACAAGTGATTGAAGAACCATCAATTGAAAAAACAAATTTATTAATGAATGCTGTAGATGTAGTTGTAGCCACAGGCGGAATGGGTATGGTAAAAGCTGCTTATAGTAGTGGAAAACCTTCCTATGGTGTAGGGGCAGGAAATGTTCAAGTAGTTGTAGATAGAGAGATGGACTTTGATGATGTTGCAACTAAAATTATCACTGGAAGAACTTTTGACAATGGAATCATCTGTTCAGGAGAACAAACAGTCATTGCGCATGAAGATGATTATGACGGATTAATAGAAGCATTTAAGAAAAATGGTGCTTATTATGTAAATGATCCTAAGGAAAAAGAAGCTTTTAGAAACACTATATTTATAGATGGTGTGATTAATAAGGATGTAGTAGGACAATCACCACAAAAGGTTGCAGAGCTTGCAGGAATTAATATAGGAGAAGATGTGAAAGTTATTTTAATAGAAGCAGATGGAATTGGTCATGAAGATGTTTTATGCAAAGAAAAAATGTGTCCTGTTATGGCTACTTTTAAATGTAAAACATTTGAAGAAGGAATTCATATTGCACAAACAAATTTAAACTTAGAAGGAAAAGGACATAGTGCAGCAATTCATTCTAATAATCAAGAACATATAGATTATGCTGGTTTAAATCTTACAGTAAGTAGATTGGTAGTGAATCAACCGTCTTCTACTACTGCAGGAGGAAGTTTCTTCAATGGATTTGCACCTACGACTACACTAGGATGTGGATCATGGGGAAATAATAGTATATCTGAAAACTTCACTTATAAACATATGATGAATATATCAAGAATCGGACATTATGTATGTGATAGAGTAGTTCCTACAGATGAAGAATTGTGGGCTTAGATAAAAATATAACAAATTTGGAAAAATCAGCTATGAAAGTAGCTGGTTTTTCTCTGTCATTTGTCAATTAATTAACAAACTCAAAAAATTTCTTGCAGCAGTAGAGAGTGGAATTTTTTTGTGAGTTAAAATTCCTATGCTTCTACTGGGGGGCTTTGGAACTACATTTAATATAAAAATATCATCAGTTTTAGTAAGTGTTTGGATAGCATCCTCCATCACAAAAGATATTCCCAGTCCAATTTTAGTAAGTTCTATTAAAAGATCAATACTTTCTAATTCAATTTCAGGTAAGATAGATACTTGATTGGTTTGCAGGAAATCTTCAAAAAAATTTCTAGTGGTAGAATTCTTTTTAAGACTTAAAAAAGGATAATTTTCAAGATTTTTTAGAGAAATTTGTACATTTTTTAAGTGCTTATAAGATTTCCCTGCAATAAATACATCTTGTATTTTTTTGATTTCTGTATATTTTATATCTTTATTTTTTTGCTCAAAAACATTTACTACGGCTAGATCTACTTTTCCTTCATACAAAAGATTTGCACAAAGAGGAGATGGTTTATTGATAAGTTGAATTTTAATATTTGGAAAAGCTTCATGGAATTTTTTTATATAAGATAAAAGATAATATTTACAAATCGTATCACTGGCAGCAATTTTTACTTCTCCTGTATCTAAAGTATGAATGGATGCAATGAAATTTTCTCCTAAATGAATAAAATGAAAAGCATTTTTTATGTAGTCAAATAAAGCTTCTCCTTCAGAAGTAAATTTGACTTTTTTTGTATGGCGAACAAAGAGTTTAATATCTAATTTTTCTTCTAAGGCCTTAATAGACTGACTCACAGCAGATTGAGAAATATATAATTCTTTAGCTGCCTCAGAAAAACTCATATATTTTCCTACATAATAAAAATTTTTATAAAGCTCTAAATTGATTTCCATTTATAAGCACCCCTAATATATATTATTAACAGTATTAATTTTATTTATTAATTTTATTATGTTACAATCAAATTGTAAATACTAAAAGAAAAAAGGTGGGATAATATGAGTGCCATCAAAAGAATTTATGTGGAAAAAAAAGAAGGTTTCGATATAGAAGCAAAAAATTTACTAGAAGATGTTAAACAAAATTTAGGGATAAATAAATTAGAAAATTTAAGAATTTTAAATCGTTATGATATAGAAGGAATTTCAGCAGAAGAATATAAAAAAGTTAAAAATACTATTTTTTCAGAACCAAATGTAGATGATGTGTATGATGAAGTTTTTCCTATAGGAGATGAAGAAAAAGCTTTTGGAATTGAATATCTTCCAGGTCAATATGATCAAAGAGCAGATTCAGCAGAGCAATGTGTTCAAATATTTACTCAAAAGGAAAAACCTCATATAAACACAGCGAAGATTATTCTAGTAAAGGCAGATATGACACAAGATGAATTGAAAAAAATAAAAGAGTATTGTATCAACCCAGTAGATTCTAGAGAAGCAGAACTAAACAAACCAGATTCTTTAAAAATGCAGACTCAAAATCCAGAAAATGTAGAAGTCATCCATGATTTTTTGGAAAAAAGTGAAAAAGATCTAATGGACTTTAAAAATCATATGGGCTTTGCCATGAGCTTTGAAGATTTATTATTTTGTCAAAAATATTTTAAAGAAGAAAAAAGAAACCCAACCATTACTGAATTAAAAGTCATAGATACTTATTGGTCAGATCATTGTAGACATACTACTTTTATGACTGAAATAGAAAAAGTACAAATAGAAGAGCCATTTATACAAAAAGTATATGATGAATATCTTTCTTCAAGAAAATATGTATATGAAGATAAAGATCGAGATATGAATCTGATGGATTTAGCAACTATTGGTATGAAAGAGCTTAGAAAAAAAGGAAAATTAGATGATTTGGATGTTTCAGATGAAATTAATGCATGTAGTATCAATATTAAAGTAGATGTAGAAGGAACTGAGGAAGACTGGCTTTTGATGTTTAAAAATGAAACACATAATCATCCTACAGAAATAGAACCTTTTGGAGGAGCTGCAAC from Inediibacterium massiliense includes the following:
- a CDS encoding alanine/glycine:cation symporter family protein, with amino-acid sequence MEGFLALVGKISGWIWGIPMLIILVGGGIWMTFALGFFQFRYFPFIMKETFGKIFAKVEGEGTISPFQAATSALASTIGASNIVGVPVAIAFGGPGAIFWMWVTAILGSALKFSEIILGIKYREKNPQGEYVGGPMYYLRKGLKSPLLAGIFAFCLMIEIVPSIATQTVSVVQTASTIGISVWVTGAVVAIIVGLVVYGGIKRIAQVTEKLVPFMALLYFIGALIIILSNISKLPMAIGLIFKHAFTPIAAAGGFTGAGIAATMRWGIARGVYSNEAGMGTAPVAHCAAVTDHPARQAMWGIFEVIVDTLVVCTTTAIVVLVTGLWKTVPASEAASIPARAFQGLMGEALGGTIVTISILLFVLSTIIVIVYYGEKQAEYLFGTQFSRIMRFVYIIAIFLGAVGGLEFLYQFLDILLAAVIIPNVIGLLFMTKEIRQIKDEFFYDPKYYPGARIKNRK
- a CDS encoding aldehyde dehydrogenase family protein; protein product: MDARKYMEELVGKSRAAQIEFENFTQEQVDAIVKAIGRVVYDHAEELAKMAVEETGMGVYEHKVAKNKGKSKTIWNSLKGKKSVGIIGRDPENGIVEVAKPMGVVGAVTPTTNPIVTPMCNSMFAIKGRNSIIIAPHPRAKKCSTYTVQLINEAIKKYNAPQNLIQVIEEPSIEKTNLLMNAVDVVVATGGMGMVKAAYSSGKPSYGVGAGNVQVVVDREMDFDDVATKIITGRTFDNGIICSGEQTVIAHEDDYDGLIEAFKKNGAYYVNDPKEKEAFRNTIFIDGVINKDVVGQSPQKVAELAGINIGEDVKVILIEADGIGHEDVLCKEKMCPVMATFKCKTFEEGIHIAQTNLNLEGKGHSAAIHSNNQEHIDYAGLNLTVSRLVVNQPSSTTAGGSFFNGFAPTTTLGCGSWGNNSISENFTYKHMMNISRIGHYVCDRVVPTDEELWA
- a CDS encoding LysR family transcriptional regulator yields the protein MEINLELYKNFYYVGKYMSFSEAAKELYISQSAVSQSIKALEEKLDIKLFVRHTKKVKFTSEGEALFDYIKNAFHFIHLGENFIASIHTLDTGEVKIAASDTICKYYLLSYIKKFHEAFPNIKIQLINKPSPLCANLLYEGKVDLAVVNVFEQKNKDIKYTEIKKIQDVFIAGKSYKHLKNVQISLKNLENYPFLSLKKNSTTRNFFEDFLQTNQVSILPEIELESIDLLIELTKIGLGISFVMEDAIQTLTKTDDIFILNVVPKPPSRSIGILTHKKIPLSTAARNFLSLLIN